The sequence ATAAAATATTTTTACAGAAAAGAATTATTATACACAAAAAGCATTTATTCATTTGATAACGAAGCATTTACAAGCAACATGAAATCGTTTGTATTATACCAAAACAATTCTTACGCGAAAGAATATAATTTCACCTACACTCAAAATAATTTTCGAGCAGGCTAACGTTTGCATAAAACACTCAAAATACTAGTAATCAAACATATACAATCAAAAAAGAAACAATAACATTCATGCAATTATTATTTGTATAAAAAAATGAACAGAAAAGCCCGCCCTAAAGGATTGTTTTTTTGGTGCTAATCCTTTAGTTTTGCGGTCTTTAAAATAAAATTCGCTCATGAAACTGGAAAAAACACCTAACGAAGAGGTAAACAAGCAAGCATCAACCGAGAACGACATATTCCCAACTGAACCAACTTTTATGGAAAATCCCGAAGTGCTTTCGGAGCGTTTCGAGAAAACAGAGGAATTTTTGGAGAAAAATAGAAATTTGGTAGGCGGTATTGCTGCTGGGGTGCTGGTAGTTGTAGCGGGGTTATTCTTCTTTTATAATTATAAGAAAACCCAAAACGAAGAAGCACAAAAAGAAATGTTCCAAGCCGTTTATGCTTTTGAAGCTGATTCATTGAAAAAAGCATTGCAAGGTGGCGGAACTGGCCAAGGCTTAGAAGCCATCGCCGACGAATATTCAGGAACTGATGCCGCTAATTTGGCAGAATTTTATATCGCAGTAGCTCAACTAAAACAAGGCAAATTAGATGAGGCTTTGGAAGCTATCGGCAAGTTTAGCAGCAAAGATGATTTGTTGCAAGCACGCGCCTACTGCATCACGGGTGATATTTATATGGAAAAAGGTAGCTTCTCGGAAGCTGAAGCCAACTACAAAAAAGCGGCTGACCTTGCTCCAAACAAATATCTTACACCAAACTATTTGCTTAAATTAGGTTTGGCACAAGAAAAACAAAACAACTTTGCAGGCGCGGCGCAAACTTACGCCACCGTAACAACAAAGTATTTTGATGCAGCAGAAGCAGCAGAAGCCAAAAAATATCAGGCTCGCGCTGAGCAAATGGCTCAATAATTCGGACTTTATACAAAAGTTTATATTCAAAAAAGGATTAGCTTCGTTGCTAATCCTTTTTGTTTTTTGGTAGCTTTGCCGCCACAAAATCCCATCACAAGAACTAAAAAAGAACATGGCCAGTAACCTCAAAAATCTTAGCCAATATTCAGAAAAAAATATCACGGAAGCCGTAAAAGACTACGTGTTTGGCATCGTGGTAGCCGAATGGAACAGCGAAGTAACCGAAGCCCTTTACAATGGCGCGGTAGAAACTTTACGCAAGTACGGAGTACCTGACAATCAGATTATTAGAAAAAATGTTCCAGGTAGTTTTGAACTTTCGTTGGGAGCGCAATGGCTCGCCGAGCAGAATGGCATTCACGCCGTTATTTGTTTGGGCTGCGTGATTCAGGGCGAAACGCGCCACTTCGATTTTATTTGCTCTGCCGTAGCGCATGGCGTTACGAACGTGTCGCTCAAATACAACAAACCTGTTATTTTTGGAGTGCTTACGCCTGACAATCAGCAACAAGCCCTCGACCGCGCAGGCGGAAAGCACGGCAACAAAGGCGACGAAGCTGCCGCCACTGCCGTAAAAATGCTTTGTTTCTAAAACAATGTAGTAGATACGCACAAGCTGTGCGTATCTACTACATTTTATTTCAATGTTTTATACAAATCCATCAACTGTTGGGCGGTGTGTTGCGCCGAAAAATTATCAAGTGCGTATTTTCGGCCTTCCAAAATCATTTTTTCACGCATAGGCGTATTGGTCAGCACCGTCTTAATGGCTGCTGACATTTGTTCAAAATTGGTCGGCTCTATGCACAGCGAATGTTTGCCCGCCGCTTCGGGCAACGACGAAACATTGGATGTTATCACGGGCGTTTGCGACAATAACGCCTCCACGACAGGCAAGCCAAAACCCTCAAAAACAGACGGATAAATAAAGGCTTGCGCACCGCAATACAGCGCGTGCAAATGATAATTATTATCCAAGTTATCGAGCCAAATCACACGCGAAGCAATGCCGATTTTTTGCACGTATTCTTGCATCTGCTTTTTGTAAGCTCCTCCCCTTCCCACCACGACCAACGGAATTTGCAAATCTGGCGGCAAAAGCAAATAACTTTTCAAAATGGTAAGCAAATTTTTGCGCTCAATCACCGAACCCACGTACAGCAAATAATCCGTCGGAATTTTGTATTGCTGCAATACCACTTTTATTTCTATTTCGGATAAATTATTTAAAAATAATGGATTGAACGACTGATAAATAACCTCTATTTTTTCGGGTGCAATATCATAAAACTGCACAATATCGCGCTTTGTACTTTCGCTGATAGCCACCACTTTATCGGCATTTTCACAAGCATATCTGAACTTTATATCATAAATACTGCGGTCAATAAAGCCGTAAGTATCTGGATAATGTTTAAAAATAAGGTCGTGAATTGTAACCACTGTTTTAATGCCCGTTTTCTGAATCCTAAACGGGATTTCGTGGCTTAAGCCGTGATAAATAGAGGTTTTATCTTTTTTTAAATCTTGGTTAATCAAAAAGCTGCGCCACAGTGATTTAAGTTTTGTTTTGGGTAATTTATTTTTAAAATTACGGTTAGTCAAAAACTCGGCTGTTTCGGCAGTGTGGCGTGTGCGCGGCGTATATAAATAATAATCATTTCCAGGGTAAAATTCGGCCAAATTGTGCAGCAAAGTGCGGCAATAATTCCCCAATCCCGTAAAATTGTTATATACTCTTTTTGCATCAAATCCAATTATCATTATGCTTGGCGTTTTTTCTTAAAAATGAAAAAAATGGTAATAGAAAGCATGGCCAATAACACGACATTAGCCCAGACTTTGAGCTGCTCTTCGCGGTCGGTACTGCGTAATTTATTGCTTACTTCGAGTATTCGGTTATAAAATCCATCCGCTTCTATTTGCTGTACGTCCATGTCGTGTTTGCTCGCACCCGTTACCGTAAAAGAGGCATTGGGGCGAAGCGTATCATAACGCGCCGTAGTGGGATTGAAAAACACCAACCCGAACACGTCGGAGAGTTTGAATATACCTGCTTCTTTTGGTAAAATACTGTAAGAGAACGCCTTAACCCCTGTTACACGTCCAAAATTTCTCGAAATTTCTTGACGCACATTGGGCGGATAAATATCCATAGCGGCTGTCGTAAACATTTCGGGGGCATTAAGCGAGGAGAGATTTCCTTCGCCACGTACTTTAAATTCGTAAGTAATACTTTGACCTGTTTGTACTGCCGTTTTGCCCAACGTTTCGTCGAGGCGATAATTGCCCACAGGCACGCTATTGCGCAACGGGTGCGGCGGCAACTCTTTCACTTTTACGACAACTGGCTGGCTTACAAAGGATTTAAACTCCTCTTGCGCTTGCCCAAAAAGCCCACCTCCCGCAACAAGGTTGTATTTGACCATCTTTAAAGCCGCCGACGGAAATCGAATAGGCTCTGTATTAAGCGGAAAATAAGTAGCCTGATACATTCGGTACTCGGTATAGCGTTTGCCGTTAATGTTCACGGGGACACCTTCGATGGTTTCTATGCCAAAATTTTCTTCCCAACAATCTTTGGGTTTAATTTTCTTGACAATTTCGGCCAACTGCTCACCTAGTTTATAGAATTGCAAATCAGTGCTGTTATTTTCCCCCACAATAAACGAAATCACGACATTAAGGCCTTCTCCCACAAATACTTCTTTTTTGTTGGCAGAAATAGAAAAGAATGCGTCGTCTTTTTGGTTGGCAGCAGCCTGTGGCAGGCGCGGAAAAATATCCTCGAAAGGGTCGTAAGCAAACGGGTCCGTTTGTTGCTGTTCGCGCGGCGCACTGACAACAATTACATCTCCTTGCGAACGTAAGGTTTGCCCGTTTACTTGCATGGTAAAGGATTTGAGCCTAAATCGCCCCTCTTTTTGCGGAATGTAAGACTGTGTTACGCTATGCGTGGACGACATATCGCCATTTATAATCGTGGTGGAAGTGTTAGACGAAACACCCACCTTAGTAAAACCCTGAATATCAGGAAATGTACTATGGTTTTTAATCTCGTCGTTACTTATGCTTAACGTAATGGTAAATGTTTCGTTAAGTGCAATGTTTTTGTTACCAAGTTGGACAGAAATTTCTTGCGCACATAGCGGCCAAGAACAAAGCCACAAAAAGCACACAAACAATAACTTAAACTTTTGATTATCAATCATTTATACACAATTTTAATACTATCAAAAAGAATAATAACTATATATTTCGTGAATATTTTTTAAGTATATAGGGGTAAAATTAAAAAATATATAATAAGGTACTTGCAAATTCCGTTTTTATTGTATAATTTTCAATCACAAAATCTGTCTGCTCATTTTTTAAACATTGTGTAGCCATGCTAAATTACGTTAAATTAATCTTACAAAAGGTAAGTTTTGACCGCCACTTATTTGAAAAAGAATTGCGTAAAGCAATCGCCCGTTTACTTCCTCAAGACATCGAGGACTTAAAACATTGGTGCTATGAACAGTATAGCGGCCATTACCAACTGGTTTTGGACAAATGTTTTTACCAAATGGGTTAATTTCTCAAACCTGCATCCAAGTTCATCTGAGTTTAAAACCGCAGCCTCCCCAAAGAAGCTGCGGTTTATTTTTGGCTTTTATTTCTTAATCAAATGGCGTGTGCCGTTGCTTAACACTTCATAACCGTCGTATTCGGCAGGCAACAAAAATTTACCGTTGCGGTTCACTGCGCCCCATTTGCCATTGGTTTGTACGTAAGCCGACTTGCCGTTAAAATCCGTCACGGTTTCGTATTGTGGTTGCATTTGCCATTGGCCGTTGGCCGTTACAAAACCCCATCTTCCTGCGCTTTTGGCGGCGGCCAAATGCTCTGAAAACGGTCTAATTTCTTCAATTCCAGATACTTCTACGGGTTTACCCTGTACGTTTACCAAGTTCCATTTTTGCTTGGACACATAGCCGTACACGCCATCGCCCAAAAACTGTAAGGTTTCGGCTTCGGCCTCAAAAACTTGTTCGCCTTTGGCATTGAGCAAGCCTACTTTTTTGCCTTTCTTGACGATAGCAGGAAACTCAGGCGTACCCGCTGGGCTGTCTTGGCCATTGCTCATTTGCGAATACGTCGGCTCAACTACTGGCTCTGCATTCAGGCGCACCAAACCCCATTTGTCCGATTGTTTTACTTTGAAAAGTTTTTGCTCCGACGGCACAACTTCCTGATATTGAACATTCAATAAAAGTTTTCCAGTTGCTTCAGCTACGCCATAACTGCCTTTTTCTTTTATCTTGAGCAATTGTTTATTCACACCCGCCACCGACAAATAAACGGGAGCTTCCTCGTAACTATACGGCAAAGTTTGCACGCCTTGCGCATTGATTACGCCCCAAAATCCGTTGTTTTTTACGCAAGCAAAATCGCCCACAAATGGCTGTGCCTGTTCAAAATTCAGTTCGGACGCATAGCGCAAAAGTTGGGCATTATAGAACTTAAAGCGGCCTTTATCGCGCACGCGCATTCGCGTAATGTCGTCGTTTACATAAATGCTGTCAAAGGCTTCTTGATTCAATTTTTTGCCGTCCAGCCCCGTGAAAAAGGCTTTGTTTTCGGTCGTTACCGCATAAAATTCGTATTTGTCGTTGCGCTGTATAAGTTGCTGACTCAGCGGAATGACAAACTGATTGGTGCGCACATTCCACACACCGTAAGTATTGTTTTTTCGGAGAATGGTTTGTTGATTATGTACGGCTTCGGCGGCATCATACTGTACGGGTACGGCTATTTCGCCTTTTTGAGATACCAAACCACACAAATTGCCTTTTCGCACGCGCACGAAACCTTCCGAAAATGGCGTAATTTCGTCGTATTCACACAAAATCACGTCGCGACCTCGCAAAGTACGCACGCCTGTTTTATTGTTTTGCTTGATGTACAAATGGTTGCCCGAACGCCAAACCGTATCGGCATCTATGGGCATTACCAAACTGGCAAAACTATTAATCACGCCCCATTTGCCGTTGCGACGAAAAGCATACAAAGCTGGATTGCCGCCCAGCGGCAGCACCGCCGAAATGTTATCTTGCACCACCGTACCGCGTGCATATTCCATCACCCGAAACGTGTTGGCTTGGCGCACGATGGCGGCACTATCCGAGAGGTTCAAATACGAATCGTATTCGAGTGGAATAATAAAACGGCCATTTTCTTTAGAAATCAAACCCCATTTTTCTTGTTTTTCTACCCACGTGAGCGAACCTGTTCGCGGCGAAATTTCTTTGATTTGCGAATACGTCGGCGCGATGAGTTGGCGGCCTTTGTCGTCCACCAAAGCCCATTTACCCCCGATTTTGCCCCAACCTTTTCCAAAAATAAATGAAGCAAATTCATCGTAGCCAGTGGCTACAAGGCGGCCTTCGCAATTCAGAATTCCGTATTGTTTGCCCTGAATAACAATGGCGTTTTTTCCCTCAAAACTATACGCTTTTACGAAAGTGGCAGGTACGCGCCATTCGCCCATAAAATTTTTATAACCCCAAAGTTTGGTGGCTTTGTCTTGGCGTGGAAAAATTTCTTCTGGACAATCGTAAAGCTGCGCTTGGGCTGTTTGTACACCCCAACACATCAACAGACCGAAAAGATATGCGTATTTTTTCATGGTAGATTGAAGTTTGGTTGAAAAACACAAAAGTAAAACAATAAATGATTTGGGAAAGAAAACACCCGCACAGCGATTCAATATAACACTGCATTAGGTTTCTGCGAGCACATTTAGCGGCAACGTTTGCATAGAAAAGAAATAGTATTGTTTTTGGTCTAATATTTTTTTTAAGTTTGGGCAATTCTTCACTGCTTAACATCAATTCTACATCATGGATGCAAACAAACTACACCCCTACCCCATCAATCCGAAATACAGCAAACGTGTTGCTTATTTTTCGATGGAATATGCCATTGACCAAGCCCTCAAAACGTATTCGGGTGGCTTAGGCTTTTTGGCTGGCTCGCACATGCACAGTGCCTACGACCTCAAACAAAACGTAATTGGTATCGGCATTTTGTGGAAATTTGGCTACTACGACCAAGTGCGCAACGCCGACAACTCTATGGGGGTTTTGTTTCAAGAAAAAATTTATAGCTTCTTGGAAGACAGTGGCATTATGGTACCTGTCTATATCAACAAACATCAAGTGTACGTCAAAGCCTTGTATTTGCCGCCGCATGTTTTTGGGACTGCGCCTTTGTTTTTCCTCACGACCGACATTCCCGAAAATGATTATTTGGCACAAACCATCACCTACAAACTCTACGACGCAGACACAGCGGCACGCATTGCCCAAAATATCGTGTTGGGCATCGGCGGGGCAAAAGTAATTGAGGCGTTGGGCGGCGCGGAAATTTATCACATGAACGAAGCGCACGCATTGCCACTTATTTTTCATTTGTACAACCAATTAGGGCAAAGCAGCGACGCAATTCGCCAAAAATTAGTATTCACCACACACACGCCCGAAAAAGCAGGCAACGAAGAGCACGACATCTTTTTGTTGGATAAAATGGGCTTTTTTGGTTCGCTTTCTCTCGACGAGGCGCGCGCCATTACGGGCGAAAATGGCCAAATGTTCAACCACAGTTTAGTGGCTTTGCGTTTTGCGAAAGTGGCCAACGGCGTTTCGCAGTTGCACGGACGCGTTTCGCGCGAAATGTGGAAAAATTATGTAGGCGTTTGTGAGATTAAAGCCATTACCAATTCTCAAAACAGTACTTACTGGTCAGATAAAGCCATGAACGAAGCCTTAGCCGATGGCGACGACGACCGCCTCAAGCACCGCAAAAAGCACCTCAAAAAACGCCTAATTCAGCTCATCGCCGACCAAACGGGCAAGATGTTTGACAAAGACGCAATTATTATCGTGTGGGCAAGACGCTTTGCCGAATACAAACGCGCCGACCTTATCAAACGCGACATTACACGTTTCAACAAACTCATTTCCCAAACCGACAAGAAAGTTCAAATCGTGTGGGCAGGCAAACCGTATCCGAGCGACTACAACGCCATTAGTTTGTTCAATCATCTGGTACAAAGCAGCAAACATTTGCCCAACTGTGCCGTGCTGACGGGTTACGAATTAGGGCTTTCGTCTTTGCTCAAAAAAGGAGCTGATGTGTGGCTCAACACGCCACGCCGTCCGCGTGAAGCCTCTGGCACAAGTGGTATGTCGGCGGCCATGAACGGTGCTGTAAACCTGACCATTAGCGACGGTTGGATTCCTGAATTTGCGCGTCATGGCGAAAATGCATTCGTGTTGCCGATTGCCGACACGCGCCAACCCATTGACCAGCAAGACAATTTCGACAATCAAAACCTAATGGATATGCTCGAAAACGATATTTTGCCGCTCTACTACGACAAGCCCGACCAATGGTTCGAAATTGTGAAAAACAGTATGCGCGACGTAATGCCGTATTTCGATTCTGCCCGCATGGCCGACGAATATTACGAGTTATACAATCAATAAATTACCCCAAAAGAAAAGCCCTTGCCAACAAACGGACAAGGGCTTTTTACTGATGATCAGTGTATAACCAAACGAATTATTTGTAATTTTTAGCCACCAATCAGCACAGACGTCATGGTCAGTGAACCGAAATTTGGGGTATCATTAAAAAACGAAATTTTCTCATTTTTCTGTTGCACGCCAAGCGCGTACACCAACGGCATAAAGTGTTCGTTGCTCGGAACGGAAAGTTGTGCTTCGCGGCCATATTTTTGGTAATTCACTACGTCGTCGTGATTGCCTGAGCTAACCGCTTTTTTTATTTTTTCGTTGAAAGAAACAGCCCAATCATAGCCGCCCGTCGGGTTGCCCCATTGCAACATTCCCAAGTTGTGCACAATGTTACCGCTACCCACAATCATCACACCTTTTTTACGCAATTTGGCCAACTCTTGCGCCAATTCGTAATGGTAAGCTGGTGGTTTAGAGTAATCTATACTCAACTGAATTACAGGAATATCCGCTTTCGGGAACATCGGTAACAATACACTCCATGCGCCGTGGTCGAGTCCCCATTCTTGCGTAGGCGTAACCTTTGTGCTATGCACAGCCGCGACGGTTTGTGCCGCCAAATCTGGCGAACCAGCCGCAGGATATTGCGCATCGAACAAGGCTTTCGGGAAACCGCCAAAATCATGAATGGTTTTGGGTTTGGCCATCGCCGTCACGAACGTGCCTTTCGTCTCCCAGTGGGCCGAAATACACAAAATCGCTTTGGGGTGCGGCAATTGTTTGCCCATTTTTTGCCAAGTTTTCGTAAACTCGTTATTCTCGATAGCGTTCATGGGGCTACCGTGTCCCACGAACATCGCGGGCATCAAATCAGAAGCCGTAAGCTCATCCGCCCAGCGACTCAAATCACCTAATGTTTGCATAGAAATTGCAGATAAAATTGTATTGCGAATAAAACGGCGACGTTCCATAACAAATTCCTCCTGAAGTTTGAGCAAAGGTAAAACAATTTAATTGTACATACAATTATTGTTGTTACTTTTTTCTAAAAAAAATTTAATACAGCTTTTGCGAAGGCGCGATAATGGGATAATTGCCGAAGGCTTCGTAAATTTGCGCTGCAAATGTGCCTGACACGCAGGCGCATCTTTGATTCGTACAAAAAATATGACAGATTCGGCAACTTCAAGCACGCCACACAAAGCAGGCTTTGTCAGCATTATCGGCAAACCCAACGTAGGCAAATCTACGCTGATGAACTCGCTCATTGGGGAGCGTCTTTCCATCATTACGTCCAAAGCCCAAACCACCCGACACAGAATTTTTGGCATCATCAACGGCGATGATTTTCAGATAGTTTACTCCGACACCCCTGGTGTTATTCAGCCAAAATACGAGCTTCACAAATCCATGATGAGTTTCGTAAATACCTCGCTGGAAGATGCCGACGTGGTGCTTTTCGTTACGGATATTTTTGAGAAATACGACGAAGACGACGTAATCCGCAAACTTCCGCGCATACAAGTACCCGTTATTTTGTTGGTGAATAAAATAGACCAAGCCACGCCCGAACAGGTGGAAGAAAAAATGGCGTATTGGCGCGAAAAAATTCCTGCCGACCATATTCTCCCGATTTCGGCACTGCACGGCACGAATACG is a genomic window of Flexibacter flexilis DSM 6793 containing:
- a CDS encoding tetratricopeptide repeat protein → MKLEKTPNEEVNKQASTENDIFPTEPTFMENPEVLSERFEKTEEFLEKNRNLVGGIAAGVLVVVAGLFFFYNYKKTQNEEAQKEMFQAVYAFEADSLKKALQGGGTGQGLEAIADEYSGTDAANLAEFYIAVAQLKQGKLDEALEAIGKFSSKDDLLQARAYCITGDIYMEKGSFSEAEANYKKAADLAPNKYLTPNYLLKLGLAQEKQNNFAGAAQTYATVTTKYFDAAEAAEAKKYQARAEQMAQ
- the ribH gene encoding 6,7-dimethyl-8-ribityllumazine synthase; its protein translation is MASNLKNLSQYSEKNITEAVKDYVFGIVVAEWNSEVTEALYNGAVETLRKYGVPDNQIIRKNVPGSFELSLGAQWLAEQNGIHAVICLGCVIQGETRHFDFICSAVAHGVTNVSLKYNKPVIFGVLTPDNQQQALDRAGGKHGNKGDEAAATAVKMLCF
- a CDS encoding glycosyltransferase family 4 protein, with the translated sequence MIIGFDAKRVYNNFTGLGNYCRTLLHNLAEFYPGNDYYLYTPRTRHTAETAEFLTNRNFKNKLPKTKLKSLWRSFLINQDLKKDKTSIYHGLSHEIPFRIQKTGIKTVVTIHDLIFKHYPDTYGFIDRSIYDIKFRYACENADKVVAISESTKRDIVQFYDIAPEKIEVIYQSFNPLFLNNLSEIEIKVVLQQYKIPTDYLLYVGSVIERKNLLTILKSYLLLPPDLQIPLVVVGRGGAYKKQMQEYVQKIGIASRVIWLDNLDNNYHLHALYCGAQAFIYPSVFEGFGLPVVEALLSQTPVITSNVSSLPEAAGKHSLCIEPTNFEQMSAAIKTVLTNTPMREKMILEGRKYALDNFSAQHTAQQLMDLYKTLK
- a CDS encoding BatD family protein, translated to MIDNQKFKLLFVCFLWLCSWPLCAQEISVQLGNKNIALNETFTITLSISNDEIKNHSTFPDIQGFTKVGVSSNTSTTIINGDMSSTHSVTQSYIPQKEGRFRLKSFTMQVNGQTLRSQGDVIVVSAPREQQQTDPFAYDPFEDIFPRLPQAAANQKDDAFFSISANKKEVFVGEGLNVVISFIVGENNSTDLQFYKLGEQLAEIVKKIKPKDCWEENFGIETIEGVPVNINGKRYTEYRMYQATYFPLNTEPIRFPSAALKMVKYNLVAGGGLFGQAQEEFKSFVSQPVVVKVKELPPHPLRNSVPVGNYRLDETLGKTAVQTGQSITYEFKVRGEGNLSSLNAPEMFTTAAMDIYPPNVRQEISRNFGRVTGVKAFSYSILPKEAGIFKLSDVFGLVFFNPTTARYDTLRPNASFTVTGASKHDMDVQQIEADGFYNRILEVSNKLRSTDREEQLKVWANVVLLAMLSITIFFIFKKKRQA
- a CDS encoding WG repeat-containing protein gives rise to the protein MKKYAYLFGLLMCWGVQTAQAQLYDCPEEIFPRQDKATKLWGYKNFMGEWRVPATFVKAYSFEGKNAIVIQGKQYGILNCEGRLVATGYDEFASFIFGKGWGKIGGKWALVDDKGRQLIAPTYSQIKEISPRTGSLTWVEKQEKWGLISKENGRFIIPLEYDSYLNLSDSAAIVRQANTFRVMEYARGTVVQDNISAVLPLGGNPALYAFRRNGKWGVINSFASLVMPIDADTVWRSGNHLYIKQNNKTGVRTLRGRDVILCEYDEITPFSEGFVRVRKGNLCGLVSQKGEIAVPVQYDAAEAVHNQQTILRKNNTYGVWNVRTNQFVIPLSQQLIQRNDKYEFYAVTTENKAFFTGLDGKKLNQEAFDSIYVNDDITRMRVRDKGRFKFYNAQLLRYASELNFEQAQPFVGDFACVKNNGFWGVINAQGVQTLPYSYEEAPVYLSVAGVNKQLLKIKEKGSYGVAEATGKLLLNVQYQEVVPSEQKLFKVKQSDKWGLVRLNAEPVVEPTYSQMSNGQDSPAGTPEFPAIVKKGKKVGLLNAKGEQVFEAEAETLQFLGDGVYGYVSKQKWNLVNVQGKPVEVSGIEEIRPFSEHLAAAKSAGRWGFVTANGQWQMQPQYETVTDFNGKSAYVQTNGKWGAVNRNGKFLLPAEYDGYEVLSNGTRHLIKK
- the glgP gene encoding alpha-glucan family phosphorylase, which produces MDANKLHPYPINPKYSKRVAYFSMEYAIDQALKTYSGGLGFLAGSHMHSAYDLKQNVIGIGILWKFGYYDQVRNADNSMGVLFQEKIYSFLEDSGIMVPVYINKHQVYVKALYLPPHVFGTAPLFFLTTDIPENDYLAQTITYKLYDADTAARIAQNIVLGIGGAKVIEALGGAEIYHMNEAHALPLIFHLYNQLGQSSDAIRQKLVFTTHTPEKAGNEEHDIFLLDKMGFFGSLSLDEARAITGENGQMFNHSLVALRFAKVANGVSQLHGRVSREMWKNYVGVCEIKAITNSQNSTYWSDKAMNEALADGDDDRLKHRKKHLKKRLIQLIADQTGKMFDKDAIIIVWARRFAEYKRADLIKRDITRFNKLISQTDKKVQIVWAGKPYPSDYNAISLFNHLVQSSKHLPNCAVLTGYELGLSSLLKKGADVWLNTPRRPREASGTSGMSAAMNGAVNLTISDGWIPEFARHGENAFVLPIADTRQPIDQQDNFDNQNLMDMLENDILPLYYDKPDQWFEIVKNSMRDVMPYFDSARMADEYYELYNQ
- the ygiD gene encoding 4,5-DOPA-extradiol-dioxygenase produces the protein MQTLGDLSRWADELTASDLMPAMFVGHGSPMNAIENNEFTKTWQKMGKQLPHPKAILCISAHWETKGTFVTAMAKPKTIHDFGGFPKALFDAQYPAAGSPDLAAQTVAAVHSTKVTPTQEWGLDHGAWSVLLPMFPKADIPVIQLSIDYSKPPAYHYELAQELAKLRKKGVMIVGSGNIVHNLGMLQWGNPTGGYDWAVSFNEKIKKAVSSGNHDDVVNYQKYGREAQLSVPSNEHFMPLVYALGVQQKNEKISFFNDTPNFGSLTMTSVLIGG
- the era gene encoding GTPase Era, producing MTDSATSSTPHKAGFVSIIGKPNVGKSTLMNSLIGERLSIITSKAQTTRHRIFGIINGDDFQIVYSDTPGVIQPKYELHKSMMSFVNTSLEDADVVLFVTDIFEKYDEDDVIRKLPRIQVPVILLVNKIDQATPEQVEEKMAYWREKIPADHILPISALHGTNTDKLLEMIMNNLPLHPPYFPKDQLTDKSERFFAAEIIREKILVQYKKEVPYSCEVVVTEFKERDDMIVIRAEIYVERATQRAILLGHKGESIKKLGITSREGMEAFFLKKVFLETHVKVEPDWRDRENKLRQFGYNLQ